In Gymnogyps californianus isolate 813 chromosome 1, ASM1813914v2, whole genome shotgun sequence, the following are encoded in one genomic region:
- the TPI1 gene encoding triosephosphate isomerase: MAPRKFFVGGNWKMNGDKKSLGELIHTLNGAKLSADTEVVCGAPSIYLDFARQKLDAKIGVAAQNCYKVPKGAFTGEISPAMIKDIGAAWVILGHSERRHVFGESDELIGQKVAHALAEGLGVIACIGEKLDEREAGITEKVVFEQTKAIADNVKDWSKVVLAYEPVWAIGTGKTATPQQAQEVHEKLRGWLKSHVSDAVAQSTRIIYGGSVTGSNCKELASQHDVDGFLVGGASLKPEFVDIINAKH; the protein is encoded by the exons ATGGCGCCCAGGAAGTTCTTCGTGGGGGGCAACTGGAAGATGAACGGCGACAAGAAGAGCCTGGGCGAGCTCATCCACACGCTGAACGGCGCCAAGCTCTCCGCCGACACCG AGGTGGTTTGTGGAGCGCCCTCCATCTACCTTGACTTTGCCCGTCAGAAGCTTGATGCAAAGATTGGAGTTGCAGCACAGAACTGTTACAAGGTACCAAAGGGTGCTTTCACAGGAGAGATCAG cccagcaaTGATCAAAGATATTGGAGCCGCATGGGTGATCCTGGGCCACTCGGAGCGGAGGCATGTTTTTGGAGAGTCTGATGAG TTGATTGGGCAGAAGGTGGCTCATGCTCTAGCTGAGGGCCTTGGAGTCATTGCCTGCATTGGGGAGAAGCTGGATGAGAGAGAAGCTGGCATAACGGAGAAGGTGGTTTTTGAACAGACCAAGGCCATTGCCG ATAACGTGAAGGACTGGAGTAAAGTGGTTCTTGCCTATGAGCCAGTTTGGGCTATTGGAACTGGTAAAACTGCAACTCCCCAACAG GCTCAGGAAGTTCATGAGAAGCTGAGGGGGTGGCTGAAAAGCCATGTGTCTGATGCTGTTGCTCAGTCAACTAGGATCATCTACGGAG GTTCGGTCACTGGCAGCAACTGTAAGGAGCTGGCCTCTCAGCACGATGTGGATGGCTTTCTTGTTGGTGGAGCTTCTCTCAAGCCAGAGTTTGTGGATATTATCAATGCCAAACACTGA